TTTCCGATTTGGACACCTGGCAGTATAATGGCACCGCCTCCTATCCAACATCCATCCCCAATATGAACGGGTAAGGCGTAGGTGCGGCAAAAGTATTCTCCACTTTCCTCCGACCAATTCGGTGTCAGGCGTTCGTTTAGTTCAACTGGATGTGTTGCCGTATATATCTGAACATTAGAAGCGACAAGAACATTATTACCAATTATTATTTTATTGCAATCTACGAAAGTGCAATTCATGTTTATGGATACCTTATTTCCAACATATATATTGCAGCCGTAGTCGCAGATAAAAGGTGCCCCCACGGATACATTGTCCCCGACGCTTCCGAACAGTTTTTCTAAAATCTCTCTTTTTTCTGTTTTAAGGTCATAATGCAGACTATTATAAGCTGACAGTAATTTGCGGGCATTAGCTTTATATCCTAAAAAAATTTTATCGTGGCAGTTGTAATACTCACCGGCCATGCATTTTTCCTGCTCTGTCATATAAATCCCCCTTCAGTTTTAGTTAAAGTATAAAAAAACAGCCTGTTACTTATCAAGTAACAGGCTGTTCCTATCGCATTTTAGTCTTCTTGCAAGCACTTCCATTAGAAACAATACGGGAACCTGCGACGTGGCATTAAATCCACCGTTTACCCGTTGCATATCCATGTTGTACGAAATATTCCAATCAGACATCTTAGCAATTGTAGAATTAGGTTGGTTGGTGATACTTAATATTTTACTATTGCAGGCTTGAAACTTTTTAATAAGATCCACTATTTCTTTCGTTTCACCTGAAACTGAAAGTACTAAAAGCATTACCTTCTTTTCACCGATATCAATGACGGGATAATAGGGATCTTCCAATCCTATAGAAAATTTACCTAAATTCGAAAAGTACCTCGAACCATATCTGGCAAGAGTTCCCGAAGAACCCCCACCGATAAACACGACCATTTCCGCATCTTGTATAATCTTCACACCTTGTTTGATTTTAGTTTCGAAGGCACTGGTATTGGTTCCTTGAAAATAGTGTAGCAATACCTGCAAGTCACTTTGTGGAGCAATGTTAGCTATCTCTACTATATTTTCCTTTAATTTTTTCTTAAACTCCGAATAGCTGCCGCAATCTATTTTATTGCAGAACCTCAATATCGTGGACGTTGAAAGCTTCAACTCATTTGCTAATTCACGGATTGTCATAAAGGGAATTTTATCTTGGTTCGCTATTATATATTTATAAATTAAGATCTCCGTTTCATTAAATTTTTGAATAATATCATACGAAAACATAGTGTTCAATCCTTTATATTATTATCGCACCATCCAGCCCGCTAAATCGCACGTTTCCCCTTTATCAATCAATAAGCTTATTTAATAGAAACGGAAGTTGCTCCCGAACCGACTATAGCAAGCTGTCCGTGGAGCAGCATTTCATTCCTCATCTTTAAAATTCATTAAATATTATCTTAGATTCAGAATAAGGAATTCCTGCTAAATCATGTATTAATTGTTCAATATCCCATCTAATTCCCATAAACTTATTCTGACAATACACAGCAACTCCATGTATAATGATATTGTGGATTTTAATGATGAGGGAGTTGTTACTTTGGGCTTTTTGGATTCGGTTCTTGGCAATGCGTCCGAGGTTGATATTAGTGCTATCCAAAATGATTATGCTAGAATTCTCGCCAATAACGAGAGAATTGAAAAAGCGTATCGACTCATTCGTGATATGTTTATATTTACGGATAAGCGTCTGATCTTAGTGAATATACAGGGAATTACCGGAAAAAAGGTTGAATATCATTCCATCCCATATCGCGCCATAACTCATTTTAGTATCGAAACTGCCGGTCATTTTGATCTGGATGCCGAACTCAAAATTTGGATTTCCGGCACAGACACTCCCATTGAAAAGAAGTTCAATAAGAACCTTAACATTTATGAACTGCAAGGTGTTCTTGCCTCCTATACCTTGCGCTAACTGCACTGTCTTGGCACGGTATATTGCAAATTAAATGGGGTGTCGCCAAAACCGGCATTACCTCATTCTGTAGGTTTATAGGCAGCAGCGCTTATTCAATTTACTTAGTCTTTCTTTTACCTTTTCAGCTCAACTTTCATTTTAACGGTGCTTCCTATTAACTCAGGTATATACAAAAACTGGCCCCATCATGAAAGATGATGGGCCGGTTTACTTTGCTATTAAGTATGAAAATCTCATAATCTATTGTCCAGATGCTTTCTAGCCAGTTTATAGACTTGTTGCACTGCTTTTGGTGATACATCCCAGGTTTGAAGCTCTGCTTCCACTAATGCTCCATGCTTCTTACTGATATCCTTCAAAGCATTGCCCACTGATTTTCTTACATATTCACTGGGCTCATCCCTTAAGTTCGCAAGCAATTTTATCGCTTCGTCTGGGTTCTGTCTGAAATAATCCCGGCCGGTCCATATTCGCAAGCCCTCGGTAACCGCTCTTCTGACGTTCGGATTACTATGGTTTAACCATTCGTCCATGATCGGCAGTGAGTTTTCATATCCCTGATCATAACAAAACCGATCAAATGCTTGGGCCAGTACTTCCTGAACTTGCCAGCTTGTATCTAAAGCAACCTCATCCTTTAAAAAAATTAATGACTCATACAATCTGCTTGAAATGGCACCGCAGATAAATGCAGCCAAGGATCTGACTTGATAATGCTCTGATTGGTAATACTGTTTTGCCAGCAAGAAGCAAGCAGTTTCTGAATGATTGCTGACAATCAGGTTAGCCGCATGTTCTGTTTCCTTAAATCCATGCTCGATTTTTTTTATCTTTTCAATCGTATCTTCATACATAAATATCACCTATTTACAGCATACTTCACAGCATTACGTTTTTGCAATTCCTTTGCTGCAAATATGGTGATTTTTCCTTGATGAGCAGAGGAACATTTCCAACTGTCCATCCCCTCAGTTAAGGCAAGCTGTCCTCTTCATCCGGGGGATCAAGCGGTTTCATAGCAGGCTGCGGCATGACCGGGGAGGTTGCCCTTGCGTGCTCAAGCATCTGTAGACATTGTGCCATTACCAGGCCGAATATTGTTGATGATATTACATTGGTTATACCTGTTTTCAAAGGTATAGGAAAGGTTCCGTCTACTTTATATAATGTCGTAATTCCGTCGACTGAGAACCATATCAGCAGGGAAAAAAACCAACTTTTCAAAAAAAGATTTTTGCTATTTATCAGAGGAAGCAGATATACAAACACAACCCCAATTACGGCTGTAAAGAATATTTGACTTATAAAGGTGAAAACTGTCTCTGCGAAGGTATAGGGGGGTACGTGAGCCAGGACGACGATGCCAGTCCAGTCTACAAATCGCAGCGTAGTCAATCCCATACTCCCCAGCAGAAGATCAATGACATTGGCAATAATTCCACTCACAATTCCCACCAGGAATCCCCTTTTGAATCTATCGTCCATTAGCCTGTCCCTCCTTATCTCGACCTTTATAGTATAATATGGCATAAAACATATTATACTTAACGACTGAGTTAAAGGAAGAAAAAAGTAGGACATGGAGATTGACCGTTAGGTAACAGGCTTATTGAAATGGAGGTGCCGCAAACTGCGGCACCTCCATTTCATGGGTAGCCTATATGCTTTTTATCCTGGCATATCGCGCTATTTTAACATCCTATTGATTTGCTTCGACGCAGCAGTACTTTGATTAAACAAAGCCTGTTCCTCTGCATTCAATTCCAAATCAACAATTCTTTCCATGCCGGCCCTTCCTAAAATTACCGGGACAGCAGCACATACATCTGTATTCCCATATTCACCATCAAGATAGGTAATACAGGACATGAGTTTTTTAGTGTCTTTTGCAATCGCTTCAGCCATCGTAGCAATGGCCGCCCCCGGGGCATACCAGGCAGAAGTTCCCAAAAGCCGGGTCAAAATTCCACCACCGTCTTTTGTTTTTGCGCAAACTTCTGACATAACTCTTGCATCCAATAATTTGTTAACGGGAATGCCTTTATAAAAAGCAAAACGTGTCAAAGGGAGCATAAAATCTCCATGAACACCAATAACCATGCCATCGACATCATTAGGATGACAACCAATGGCCTGACTTAAATAATAAATGAATCGGCTGCTATCGAGTACGCCGCTCATGCCAACGACCTTATTCCGGGGCAATCCCATATGTTTTATTGTCAAATAGGTTAAGGTATCGGCCGGATTCGATACAATAATATAGATGGCTTCCGGAGAATATACTGTACAAGCATTTACAACGTCTTTCATAATTCCGGCATTAATTCCGATGAGTTCCTCTCGCTTCATTCCCGGTTTTCGGGCAATACCGGAGGTAATAATAACGATATCCGAATTGCTTGTTTTCTTATAGTCATTGGTACAACCGACAATTCTTGTGTTCGATCCCATTATCGCTAATTGTTGCAGCATATCAACAGATTTTCCTTCAGCAACGCCTTCTTTAACATCTAACAAAACAACATCACTGGCTATATTTTTTAGGGCAATCACATTTGCTGCCGTAGCGCCAACATTGCCTGCACCAATAATAGAGATTTTCATAATAATCGGCTCCTTCAAACTGAATGTGTTCAATCTTTTTAATATATTAAATGATTTACCCATAGTCTAGCACCGGAATAATGATAAGTAAAATACTATTATTCTATGAAATTAATAATAATTTACCTATAATACTAATTAATTGTTGCCTGGCCAATATGTTTCGGTAGGAAGAATACTTCAATGACGGGATAGATCATCAGCAGGCCAAGAAAAGCAAAGCATAATTCATAGGCGACCGTCATGGGATAGAAATGCTGCAATAAATTGGCAATCACGGTGATGAGTGATATTCCCATGCCCTGAGACAATATGGACGTAACAGAATTCAGTGTATTGGCGCTGTTCCGGTGCTGAGGTTCTACTTCAGAAAAACTTAAGCCATTGTAGGCCGTCAGAGCCAGGGAACGGCCTACACCGGAGACGAAAGCAAGAAACATGATCCAAGCAGGCCATGTGTTGATTTGAATGAATGCCAAAGCGAAGGATGCTGCAAATACCATTCCAAAGGAGGATAAGAGTGCACCGCGATAACCTAAATTTCGAATAATAAAATTGGTAAAGGGTTTAATGCCAATATTACCAACAAAAATAAACAACACATAGCTGCCTGCTTTTACAGCAGACCATTGAAAAACGGTTTGTAAAAAAACCGTCAACAGATAAGGCATGGCCCCAACAGACAGCCACAAAACAGAACCTCCGGTCTGACAAACTCTAAATGAAGTAATTTTTAGTGAATCCAGGGAAAATAACGGATGAGCTGCTTGTTTTAGGTGATTGAAAACAATAAAGCCCAGTATTACCCCTAAAACAATTAATCCGGAGGCGCTAAACCAATATTCTTTGCCACGCGTGGCCAGCTCGGCTCCCGTAAGAATGGCGCCGGATAAACAGGCAACTTCGATAAATCCTAAAAAATCAAACGCAGCCCTATTACTGACCTGATCGGTGTCGATCAATTTTATACCGATAAAGGCACTGATCAAACCAATGGGGATATTAATCAAAAAGATCCAATGCCAGCTCCAGTACGTAACAATAAATCCGCCAAACAACGGTGCGATGGCCGGTGCAATCAAAGCAGGCCAGGTAAGATAGCCGACCATGGTTAAGAGCCGTGAAGGCGGTGTTTTTTCTAGCACGATCAACCTTGCTGTCGGTACCATCAAGGCTCCCGAAATCCCCTGGACAATTCTCATAAGCAATAGGAACGCAAAGGTTGGGGCTAAGGCACTGCAAAGTGAACTAAGGGTAAAGAGACCAACCGCTATAATCCAAATTCGTTTCTTGCCAAACCGCCTGGCCATCCAGCCGCTTAAAGGGATAAAAATAGCAACGGTAATCAAATATACACTGACCATTAACGCGATGGTGGCCGGACTTGTGCGAAAATCCTGGGCCATGGTCGGCAATGCCGTCGTTACGATAGTTCCATCTAAAATCTCCATAAAGAGACTGGCAGCCATTAATAAGGCTATTTTTATATCTTTTGTCATGGGACTCACCATTTTATTTCCATTTCTGTTCAGATTCTTTTACATGACTATTTCCTGCCAATCCAAAGAAGCTTCCGGTATCATCAGTCTAATATAAGCGTATATATCGGCTAAATGACGGTTCACCAGTTCCTGTGGAATCCCCGCCGGGGCATAAACGGTGTAGACAGCCTGCCTGGTTTCCGGGTCAATCCGGGTCCGCCGGTCAGGACCATAGATAATGCTTGAAATGACACCTGCCGTATCGGATAGTATCATATCCTGAGCCTTTACCCGTTGTTCCTTGCCGTTTATCAGGGTATACTGCTCCTGTCCTCCCGCCGCATCCAGCGTTAAGGGCAAATGCAGCGCATCGTAATCATGACCGGCCGTTAGCAGGCCATTTTTTAGTTCCGCCATAAACATCGCTTCCACGGCTGGGGAAACGGAGGGAATCGACCTTTCTTTGAAAACGACAGACTCTAACTGCTGCAAAACATGGTATGTCTTTTTATATTGCTTGTAATACTGACTATAAACTGAAATAGGAAAGTAATTCACCAGTTCTTCTTTACTCGTAAAGGTTTGCCGCAGCTTAGCCTCCAGTTCCCGTTTGCACGTTTCACCGGCTTCAGCGTTTGCCGGCTTTCCTATATTTTTTACAACCATAAGGCCCATACTTGCACCTTGGTGTATCTGCCGCCAGGTATCCGTGACACATAACATAGCCACCATCTCCTAATAAGAATTTCTTTCATTCTAAATCCCTGGCGGAGAATTTTCTTGTATGATATTGCTGTATTTTTTCGGTGTGATGCCGGTAATCTGCTTAAACTGCCTGGCAAAGTGACTCTGATCGGTAAATCCTGTCTCCTGAGCAACAAATGCCATAGAACGTCCTTTTGCCAGCAGTTCCTTGGCCCGCTTGATTCTCACCTGTTTTAAATAGGCATGTGGCGGAACTCCCAGCCGCTCCCTGAATATTCGCAGCAAGTGAAACGAACTGAGATGGCAGACGGCGGATAATTCGCTGAGCGAAAAATTCCGGGCATAGGTCTCCTCAATATATTCACGTGCTACTTGAACCGCCCGATGATCCTTCCCGGCAGTTTTTACCGGCAAGCGCTCCGCGGCATGACGCGAAATAAATTCCGTCAGCAGAGTCAATACCATAGACTCCTGCTCGATAAGCGGCAACACTGCCTTTTCCAGTGAGCAGTGAGCTGTTTTAATACGGTTGGCCATAGCATCATCTTTGACCACCCCGTCCGCAAAAAAAGGAATTCTCCCTGCCTTACCGGACAGTTTAGCAGCAGCCTGCTCCAAAAGCTTTGACTCAAGATAGAACATCCGGTAGGTCCATCCTTCTTCCGATAAAGCCGTACCGTCGTGAGCTTCTCCGGGAATGACCAGGTTAATACAGCCCGGAGTTGCAATATTCGTTTTACCCCGGTAGGAAAAACGGAGTGCCCCCGCTTCGATCACACCAATTGCAAATCCTTCATGAATATGCTTTGCAAAAGACTGTTTCACATATTTCGCATGCAGCAATTCCAGATTATTCAATTCCGGCATGATCCAGTAATTCGCTTGTTCCTCATTCTCTCCCGACATACCAGCGCCGCCCCCATCAAAATTCAGCTAATTCGCCTATTTAACCGTCAAGATTTTATCAGTTGCCGTAGTAAAATATATCTACAGCACTATATCACAGGCCTTTCCAAAACACTTGAATTCGTGAGTTAAGTTCCTTCCCGTCGCGTACCTCCCTGGGATAACGCCAATGGGCCGGAAACAGTTTTTTATAATAATAGCTGGAGAATCTTTCATCAATCAAAAGTACTACTCCTTTATCGTCTTCAGAACGAATCACCCGTCCAGCCGCCTGCAGCACTTTATTCATACCGGGATACATATAAGCATATTCAAAGCCCAGTTCATTTTTCTTTTTAAAATGCTCCATGATCAGATTGCGCTCTAAACAGATCTGGGGAAGTCCCACTCCGATAATTACAGTCCCCAACAGCTTGTCCCCTTTGAGGTCAATACCTTCCGAAAAAATCCCCCCTAGCACGCAGAAGCCCACTAACATGAGGTTACGGTCCGGCTGAAACCGCGCTAAGAAACGTTCCCGCTCTGCTTCCGACATGACATTGGTCTGTATAAGAGTCTCAATATCAGGGTGCAATTCCGAAAAAACCTGCTGCACTTCCTGCATATAGTGATAGGAAGGGAAAAAAACAAGATAATTCCCGGTTTTCTGCTGGATCACCAGATGAATATATTGAGCAATTTCCCGGTAGCTGCTCTCCCGGTTTTTGAACTTGGTGGATATCTGATCAGCCACCAGTAAGCATAAATTTTCGACCTTAAAGGGTGACGGGAAGGCAATTTTTGCATCCGTTGCCTCACCACCCAATATTTCACTAAAATAATCCAGCGGGACCAATGTGGCCGAAAAGAATACACCGGACTTGCCTCGCCGGACTGCTTCCCCCAACAGCTTGGAGGGATCAAGGCAAAACAGCTTCACCGTAACCTCTGACGAGGATGTTTCTACATACGTAATATAGTGGTCATCGTAGAGCTCCGCCATTTTCAAAAATATCAGCACATTAAAATAAAGTTCCAGCAAAGCATCATAGCCCTCTGCTTTATGATTGTCGGTTAATAACGCAGAAGCTTTTTTGGCAAACGTCCAAAGCAGGGGATAGAGTTCCTCCGGTTGGTCCAATTGTGTATAATACCCCTCTTCGCTGCACTTTTTTTTCATGCCCAGCATAACCGTATTAATTTTACCCAGAGTTTTACCAATATGCTGGCCTTTATAGAGGTTTTTCACTTTCAAGAAGGTGCTCTTGGTTAGTTCGGCGGAAAACATCTCTCTGGCCCGGTCCACTAAATTATGCGCTTCATCAATTAGAAAGGTATAGTCACCCTGACCGGTCTGAAAAAATCGTTTTAAATACACCCGGGGATCAAAAACATAATTATAGTCACAAATAATGCAGTCGGCCCATACGGCTAAGTCCAGGGAAAGTTCAAAGGGACATACCGTATACTTTTGTGAATAGGCTTCGATTACCTCCCGGGTAAAGGCTCGTTCCTGCAAAAACAACTCCGTAATGGCGTCATTGACCCGATCAAAGTGTCCTTGGGCATATTCGCAATGGTCCGGGTTGCATATGGATTCTTCCTTAAAACAGATTTTATCTTTCGCCGTGATCGTAATGGATTTAAAGTCCAAGCCACAGCTCCGCATGACGTTCACGGCTGCTTCTGCCACTTGGCGGGTAATGGTTTTGGCCGTCAAATAAAATATCTTGCCCGTTTTATGCTCGCCCATCGCTTTAACGGCCGGAAACAAAGTGGAAATGGTTTTCCCAATCCCGGTGGGTGCCTGGACAAATAGTTTTTTATTATCCGAAACGGTTCGATATACCGCAACCGCCAACTCCCGCTGACCGCGGCGATAAGCTGGAAAAGGAAACTTCAGTTTTTTTATGGAAGAGTCCCGCAGTTCCTTCCAGGCCTCAAGCTGCTTAGCCCAAACTAAATAGCTCTCCAGCAGCCCGTAAAAAAACGTTCGCAATTCCTGCAGGGTAACGGTTTCTCTCAGTCGCTTTATTTCCTCTGTATCAATATTGTAATAGGTCAATTGAATATCGAGCTGCTCTATATTGTTTTGCTCACCATAAATAAGTCCATAGCATTTGGCCTGAGCCCAATGCAGGGTATTAAAGGTCTCATCAATTCGTTCCAGGGGAATAGCCGTTGTCTTGATTTCATCGATCACGACCTGCCGCTGCTCGCTAATGATCCCATCGGCCCGGCCCTCTACCAGAAACAGGAAGTCTTTGTAGCTAATTTCATATTTTAGCGGGGCTTCCGCTATATAATTGTCGCCACCAGCCTTTTGCAGCTTTTGGTGTATTCGGGTTCCTTCTACCGCTCTGCTGGCTCCCACAAAGCGAGTATCAATATCACCCGAACGCAAGGTATACTCTACTAAATCTTTTACTGATATACGGACTACATGCGGTATCACCTAAGCCGGCACCTCACTTCCTGCCATATGTAAACCAATTTATTATTTCGCAGCAATTATTTTTATATATATTTTCCGACCGGAACGCGCTGAGACGTTATAACACTTCTTCCGCTTGCCTGGATATATTCTGAGGGCAAGCTATGTGCCTTTATGCAGACTGTAATAACCATATTATATTCTATATTTTTCAAAAGAAAATAGGCGACACTGGACAAGGCAAATCAAATTGCCCCTTTTTATTGACTCTACCAGTGTGGTAGACCGTATAATAAATACGAGCTCTAAAATACACATGCATGTGAGGGAAATAAATGTTACGAATTGGAGATTTTTCTAAGCTCTCAAGAGTAAGTATCCGGATGTTGCGGCATTACGACGAAATCGGCTTGTTGATTCCAGAGCATGTCGACAATTTTACAGGATATCGTTATTACAGTGAAACCCAGTTACCACTGGCCAATCGAATCCACGCCCTTAAAGAAATGGGCTTTACTTTATCTACTATCACGGAAGTTTTAAGAACCTATCATGATCCACAAGCTCTAAGAGAATTCCTGCTAATAAAGCAGGCAGAGGTAAAAGAACAAGCGAAAAAAACTGCTCACCGGTTACAAAGTCTTGAGACAATCATCAATCGTCTTGGAAAGGATGAAAATGCTATGAACTATAACGTCGTTTTGAAAGAAATGCCGCAAAGACTGGTGGCATCCATAAGAAAGAGTATTCCTTCTTATAATGAAGAAGGAATACTCTGGGAGGAACTAATGAAAGAAATCACCCACCAGCATGTACAGCTTGCCAGTCCCTGCTATGCTATTGCTGTTTTTCATGATCAGGAATACGAGGAACACGACCCGGATATCGAAATTCAACTCTCCGTTCAGGGTACTTATAAAAACAAAGAGCACGTGGTGTTTAAAACCGTCCCCCCCATCACCGTTGCATCGGCAACATTCCAGGGAGGTTATGAACATATCGCCGCCGTGAACCAGGCGGTAGCTAATTGGGTGAGAGACAATCGGTATGAATTTGCCGGCTCAATGTTCAACATCTATCACGTGAGTCCCGCACAGTCGCCAAACCCTGATGAATGGGTAACAGAAGTTTGCTTTCCCGTAAGAAAAAAATAATACCCAACAGAAGTACCGGTCATCAATAACAACGGCCGGTACTTCTGTTCAATTGTCCGGCCTGATCACAAAATATGGCAAAATCAGGAGCAAGCTATCGCTTATTCGCTTGCTTCGAGACATCTTTTTTAGTCAAATAATATATGTTTATGCAGACTGTAAATAAATTAATCAAGGCCACCGGTATTGCATGAATAGCAACGGCATAGATGACAAAACATATGGAACCTACCGTGTTCACCAACCGCAGTTTATTTATAGATTTCATTAAGAAGGAAACAGCTACTAAACCGGAAGCCAGGTAGCCCAACCCTTCTACTATATTGATGCTCTCCATATTATCTCAACCTTTCCTTATGGCTTTCCAAACTGAGTATACCTTTAGCTTAGATAGATTATTCGGATTGACCGGCAAAGGACCACCGTTCTTAAGAAACAAAATCTGTAAACGTTCAGCCTGAGCTAAGATAGTTCAGCATTAACATTTTTCAAACAAAAAGCATCTTCTCCTGTTTGATAAAGAAACAGGCAAAGATGCGATTAAGCTATACTTCCTTATTTAGTTTTAGAATAATTCTATACTCTTTACCAAAAATCCTGTTTTTTATAAAGCCTGGGATGTCCCGTAGGTCAAGTCTTTGTGACAGCCGTAAGTGAATTATTCTTTTTTCGCTCCGGTTCTAAATGGCCGATAGAATGCGCGAATATCCTCAGCCAAAGGCTCGGGAGCCTCCATGGCAGTAAAATGACCGCCGCGAGGCATTAACGTCCAGCGAGTTATATTCAAATGCCGTTCCGCCCATCCTTTAGGTGGTAGCAGTATGTCAGCCGGAAAAAGAGCGATCCCCGTGGGGACCCCGATTTGTCCCATAGGCGGCAAAGAATTCATATTTTCATAATATATGCGCGTTGACGACCCACTGGTGTTCGTGACCCAATAAAGCATGATATTAGTAAGCAGCTCATCCTTACTGAAACTCTGCTCAAGATCACCCCGGCAATCGCTCCAGGCATGGAATTTTTCAATAATCCAACCAGCCAACCCCACCGGTGAATCGGTAAGACCGTAAGTAAGCGTCTGGGGCTTCGTCGATTGAATGGACATATAGGCGCCCTCTTGGGCGATCCATTGTTGAGCACTTCTCTTGTAATCCAATTCTTCCCTGGCAAGATCCGCTTCATGAGAAGTCATAAGATTTCTAATGATACCGATATCTGTAAGATGGATTCCAACAAGAAGCTCCGGATGGTTTAATGCCAGATATCTGGTAACGCCAGAACCAATATCTCCACCGGCAGCCGCAAAGCGTCGATAGCCAAGCTCCTCGGTCATTAGTTTAGCCCAAAGCTCGGAAACCCGAAAATTATTGATGCCGCTATGCTCAGGACGGCTGGAAAAACCAAATCCCGGCAGGGAGGGAACAATCACATCAAAAGAATCAGCCGGGTCGCCGCCATAACGGGCCGGGTCGGTCAACAAAGGGATGATCTTCTTGTAGCGGATAAAACTGTCAGGCCATCCGTGAGTCAGTATAATGGGTAAAGGGTTGGGTCCTTTACCGCGTGCATGCGCGAAGTGCAAATCTATTCCGTCGACCTCACAACGAAACTGGGAATAGCGGTTCAGTTCCTGTTCCTGGGCACGCCAATCGAAATGGTCCCGCCAATACGAAACGAGCGACTGCAAATAGCCCATTTCTGTGCCTCGTTCCCACCCCGAATCCTTCAATTGGTCTGGCCATCGAACATGCTCCAGTCTATATTGCAGATCGTCGAGTACATCCTGCGCAATTTGGATACGAAAACCTTCCACAGCCATCATTCTCCTCCTTTAGGTGAGTCATTCTTCAAGATCAACATGACAAGGCGGACAGCTCAGGCACTAGCTTCCCCTTCCTTTGCCAAATTTATCAGTTCAACGGCAACATCTGGTAACTGCCGGAACCTTTCTAAGTG
This portion of the Propionispora hippei DSM 15287 genome encodes:
- a CDS encoding sugar O-acetyltransferase: MTEQEKCMAGEYYNCHDKIFLGYKANARKLLSAYNSLHYDLKTEKREILEKLFGSVGDNVSVGAPFICDYGCNIYVGNKVSINMNCTFVDCNKIIIGNNVLVASNVQIYTATHPVELNERLTPNWSEESGEYFCRTYALPVHIGDGCWIGGGAIILPGVQIGNGCVIGAGSVVIQDVPANSVAVGNPCRVIKTINGEV
- a CDS encoding MurR/RpiR family transcriptional regulator encodes the protein MFSYDIIQKFNETEILIYKYIIANQDKIPFMTIRELANELKLSTSTILRFCNKIDCGSYSEFKKKLKENIVEIANIAPQSDLQVLLHYFQGTNTSAFETKIKQGVKIIQDAEMVVFIGGGSSGTLARYGSRYFSNLGKFSIGLEDPYYPVIDIGEKKVMLLVLSVSGETKEIVDLIKKFQACNSKILSITNQPNSTIAKMSDWNISYNMDMQRVNGGFNATSQVPVLFLMEVLARRLKCDRNSLLLDK
- a CDS encoding PH domain-containing protein, which codes for MYNDIVDFNDEGVVTLGFLDSVLGNASEVDISAIQNDYARILANNERIEKAYRLIRDMFIFTDKRLILVNIQGITGKKVEYHSIPYRAITHFSIETAGHFDLDAELKIWISGTDTPIEKKFNKNLNIYELQGVLASYTLR
- a CDS encoding DNA alkylation repair protein, yielding MYEDTIEKIKKIEHGFKETEHAANLIVSNHSETACFLLAKQYYQSEHYQVRSLAAFICGAISSRLYESLIFLKDEVALDTSWQVQEVLAQAFDRFCYDQGYENSLPIMDEWLNHSNPNVRRAVTEGLRIWTGRDYFRQNPDEAIKLLANLRDEPSEYVRKSVGNALKDISKKHGALVEAELQTWDVSPKAVQQVYKLARKHLDNRL
- a CDS encoding malate dehydrogenase, whose amino-acid sequence is MKISIIGAGNVGATAANVIALKNIASDVVLLDVKEGVAEGKSVDMLQQLAIMGSNTRIVGCTNDYKKTSNSDIVIITSGIARKPGMKREELIGINAGIMKDVVNACTVYSPEAIYIIVSNPADTLTYLTIKHMGLPRNKVVGMSGVLDSSRFIYYLSQAIGCHPNDVDGMVIGVHGDFMLPLTRFAFYKGIPVNKLLDARVMSEVCAKTKDGGGILTRLLGTSAWYAPGAAIATMAEAIAKDTKKLMSCITYLDGEYGNTDVCAAVPVILGRAGMERIVDLELNAEEQALFNQSTAASKQINRMLK
- a CDS encoding MFS transporter; the protein is MTKDIKIALLMAASLFMEILDGTIVTTALPTMAQDFRTSPATIALMVSVYLITVAIFIPLSGWMARRFGKKRIWIIAVGLFTLSSLCSALAPTFAFLLLMRIVQGISGALMVPTARLIVLEKTPPSRLLTMVGYLTWPALIAPAIAPLFGGFIVTYWSWHWIFLINIPIGLISAFIGIKLIDTDQVSNRAAFDFLGFIEVACLSGAILTGAELATRGKEYWFSASGLIVLGVILGFIVFNHLKQAAHPLFSLDSLKITSFRVCQTGGSVLWLSVGAMPYLLTVFLQTVFQWSAVKAGSYVLFIFVGNIGIKPFTNFIIRNLGYRGALLSSFGMVFAASFALAFIQINTWPAWIMFLAFVSGVGRSLALTAYNGLSFSEVEPQHRNSANTLNSVTSILSQGMGISLITVIANLLQHFYPMTVAYELCFAFLGLLMIYPVIEVFFLPKHIGQATIN
- a CDS encoding AraC family transcriptional regulator produces the protein MSGENEEQANYWIMPELNNLELLHAKYVKQSFAKHIHEGFAIGVIEAGALRFSYRGKTNIATPGCINLVIPGEAHDGTALSEEGWTYRMFYLESKLLEQAAAKLSGKAGRIPFFADGVVKDDAMANRIKTAHCSLEKAVLPLIEQESMVLTLLTEFISRHAAERLPVKTAGKDHRAVQVAREYIEETYARNFSLSELSAVCHLSSFHLLRIFRERLGVPPHAYLKQVRIKRAKELLAKGRSMAFVAQETGFTDQSHFARQFKQITGITPKKYSNIIQENSPPGI